ACGAATTTTCCCCAAATACAGGGCTCATCCTAGACCAAaattttagggagaagtgagAATTTCCCCCTCCTGTAGGTCGGaaaattttgagattttaattGTCAAATGGTGGGTTCTGGTGTGTCCTGGACaacttttctatgcattttaataggtgtttaaattgtttttaaaatagtcATACTGGTTGTTTTTAGTtggaattaatttgttgtatatacctttaaaaagaagtcaagtttcaaacattttattacatgcaaaCGGTTAACCTATCatgcacacatacatatatatcagaatttaaatacatgatacaTGATGGCATCTTGTAACTCAGTTACACTCTTGTTTGATGTGTAAGAGGGTGAGTGCCCATTCATGAGATGGCCAAGATCAGCACCTATGGCCCTGGCAAGCTGGAGGTGGTACTGAAATTCCTCCTTGGGGAGCTCCCGCTTAGCCAGGTGGTAGGCATTCTTAAGGAGCTTGGGGTCAAGCTTGTCATCCTTGGACAGTTTGGCCAGTACGATTTTCCTCATGGGTTCCTGGGAACGCAGAACTGTCTCTCCAAGGCGGCCTTGTGCTGatttgctgaaaaatattttgctgaaaatacacatatttctttaaaaatatttacacagtATCTCATCATTTTCagctgtcatttaaaataatttgggcatatattacaatatgttttaaaatatataaaaccagacaccttaaaattaataccaCTTTGAATTGATTTATCTGCGGACTAAGCAAtgcttctattgttttaataaatacttacacAAGCCATGTCTCTGATGATTGGTTGTTTTTGCTGGTTGGTCATGTCCAAGGGCTTAGGCGTTGTCCAACTTAGCACATCTACAAACTTCGCAGTgccattttttatttgcatcttGTTTGTaccaactgaaattattttggtaatttaactttttgaatgatttcttaTTTGAACTGTCGATCATGTCATCGCTATCAATATCGTCAGCTTTACGTTTCAGGCCTGGGGAATCCCGCAGAAGCCACGTAGAAAGCATGATTACTATTAAACAGAATGCAAAATATCTCATATATAGAATATTGATGTGAACCGATCgaagaaaaaataatggaaacatttctgaaataaaaaaaacaacaaacctgGAACTGTGATTCGCACTTGCCCTTCTCGCTAACTTCGCAGTAATCACACCCAATTAAGTTCATTTGTCATCAGTGCACATCATTTAAACCGCTATTGTCATAAAGTATAAATCCTAATTGGCCCAAATTGACCTTTACAAACATCGgcaagtgtaaatattaatcccttacaattttattacatcGATGACGTAGCGCATGTACACAAAGTCAATGGTGCAAACACGTGCCtcgattgaataaaacaagcgtTCTCATTGGTCGAAGTCAAAGGAGCATATTTACTAGGTTTAACACGATTGGCTGTTTGTCAATCGAGCTGACAGGCGGAAGGCGGAGTCGCTCTGTTTTGACAAGCATTAGTTCTTAGCGATATCGACTTTTTGATCTTTGAAAAAGTCGGCGAAGTTGACTTCGCTTTGATCTTAGAAAATAGCGAAGTTGCCGCGGGCAGGGCGACTTAATCGCCTAAGTCGCCTGGTAGGATGAGCCCTGCAAATATGATCCGTAATGTCTCCAAATATGATGCCTATTGTCCCTGTTATGGTCATCAGCAAAGCCGAATCATAAGAAGCttgcatgatatatcatgcaaATTCGTATATATACGCAAAGGCTAATAGTAAGAAAAAAGTAAGTGTTATTTTGGACATAgataaataacaccgcgaactactagccacaataatgcgcgtatggggattttttttaacatttggatattcattttgttccctaaacgctcccacaagtcgactgatccataccaatgtaaaatatattcttcaactgttactgcacaatatttaacactgcactgttaaataaaatcacaaaagttacactttattattttagccaataccttttaattattacacttaagtgtttaatgaagcataaatttataataagtttaatttagATCAACTTCTGTCAATACAGCATCACCATTTAGAAACCATCCAGCAGGTGCCCTTTATCTTTCTGCTTAATATACTTAGCACTGgaatctgtcattcttggctagtgaaacaacaagtgggatatggacgagtagagtcgccaaatcaaaaatcttcaaagactctgaagcggctgtttatatggactacgcAAACTATatccttaatattttcattataaagcagcaaaatgtgtctcctgtgatcaACCGTGTGTTTTGACCAGAAGCATTTGCTAATGAGAAGATATCAGACAGGGTTTGCCCACAGGCAGCTGTTACGTTGGCAGCACCCACCCTATggccacccccccccccccctctaaaaaaaaattagtaaaaaaaattgttttcccAAAACttactattattatattttttttagtggaatttttggttgatatttatgtttttatgataaatgatcatgttccaatcatttaaaaaataaaaaataaaaaatttaatgttttttttagagGGGGGTGGCCATAGGGTGGGTCCTGTCAACGTAACTGCTGCCTGTGAAACAATCGagacatgtataaaaaaaactgacaagtCGCCACATATAATCGAAACCAGGGTAAGTTTTAATCCAAATAATAAGGTATGTACCTCTGCCATAGACGCAGTTTGAAATGCTGTAAATATTAGCATAAACGACAATCCTagcaaaataacatttccaaGTCGCCAGTCAAAACCGTCCTCCGCCATCTTGGCTAAGTCACATGATAAACAATCGGAAAGATACGGACTATTTGAAATGTCGATGATCACGTGTAATTGACTGGTTTCCATATCTTTTGTAAacaccattttttataataaaatttacgTAAACCCGTCAGTAGCGCAAGCAAACGACGGCGTGGCGTAGCGCACACACAAAGACCGTATCCTTAAAATTTCAAGATGAGTTACGGCCGCCCCCCTCCAGATACGGATAGTATGGTATCCTTGAAGGTTGATAATTTAACATACAGGACAACACCAGAAGATCTTCGACGAGCCTTTCAAAAATACGGTATTTTACTGATCGAGAATTTATGTCGttgccgccattttgtttggatTGCCACTCGAGTTATTCGACTGAACTCAGTAGATTTAATGTAGCAATGTAAAGACTGACATGAAGCCTGCGTTTGtagtaattttataataatatgaagAACATTTTAAGTTCTGATGACCTGTAGCTACATTGGACATGTGCTAAAAAACGTGCTTCCTCATTCCGTGTTTTCCACTTTGGAATCGTTTTCTCATAATGTAAAGACTTGCTTTCAGGTGAAGTCGGAGACGTTTACATTCCAAGAGACCGATTTACTAGGGAGAGCAGAGGTTTTGCCTTTGTCAGGTATTTCGATAAACGAGATGCTGAAGATGCGCTTGATGCCATGGACGGTACAGTGATGGACGGACGAGAACTTCGAGTGCAGATGGCTAGATATGGAAGACCAACAGATCCTCACAGACGATCATCATCAAGAAGATATGGCAGTCGCAGACGGTgggtttaaaaattaaaactttcaaattatCATTGTTGGATCACCGGTTTCTCTCTAAATTAGGCTGCATTAGACACATGTTCAGCAAATGTTAATAACATTAGGAAAATCATGTTGTGTGTAGTTTTGTACAAACATCCAGTTCATTGAAGGAATATAAGTTTGAACTCCAACCACTATATGctgtaataaaattaaattcactATTAACATTGATGAAAGTCACTATCcagtttttatttagtttaacatAGGCCATTTTGATTTCTTAGCGCACCAGTTGAATTGAGAAATTTCATATAAACCTAATAACTGCCTGAAAAGCTTTGGTCAAAAGAGCAcatgcaatgtgaatatattacgTTATTTTACTGATTTACTGCATTTGTCTTTTCTTTGGAAGAGGTtccttttcaaacatttctgcAAACCTGTGTCAGGAATGCGGAAGCGGTGTTGTATCCATtgtttactaaatatatataaagggtaaaaaaaatcaagagaaACCCCTGTGTTGGAACAGTTAAATTTCATTGTGAATGTTCAACTATTTCTTTCGTTGATTTGTCAAAAGTTTACGAGTATCTTTTTTTGTAGATCACACTCAAGGTCGAGGTCGCGTTCACGAGATAGAAGGCGGCGGAAGTACTCGAGAAGTCGTAGTCGTTCTTACAGTAAATCCAGAAGTCGCAGCAAGAGTAGGAGTCGCAGCAAGAGTAGGAGCAGGTCCAGGTCTAGGAGGTCATCACGATCCAGGTCTAGGTCCAGATCTAGGTCCAGGTCAAGGAGCAGGAGTCCTGACAAGGTGCAGGAGGCAGATTGAGCCTGAAAGGATTGGTTTCATCTTGGACTTTACACAGAACTCGTTTTGATGAATTGCTGCTTTAACAAAAAAGGTTATTATCATGTTAGGCCTAACAAGAAAATGACATTATGAAGATAAAGCCTTAACACATTGTTTCATATATCCAAGTTCTTGTTATGCCAATAAATCTGGTCTTGTAAATATGCTTTTGAACAGtgtgtagatttttttttttcaatgctgTCTTATATTGTTGATACAATAAACCATTCTCATGTCTTCTATCATCAAAAAATAAactcattcatttattcatcttgTTAATCTAACCTATTCTTTCTAATCTGCCAGGAGCAGTAGGCTGTAAAATATGCAGAACTGCTGGGGCCGGGTTGGCAGTAGCAGCCCATGCAGTAGTTGCAGTAAGGCAGACTAGCAGTCCGATAGCTGTCCTGTCAGAGCAGTCTCAATAAGCAGTGTCACCGAGAATAGTTATCCAGAACAGATTGGCAGTTTGAACTGATTCATTCTGCCATATTAATGATGTCTGGTGTTGCTGAAATAATGTTCTGAATAAATAGCTCTGGCATAAAAATGAAAAGCTACTGATAAGTCTGAAACAAGACTGTTGTTAGTTTTGAGGGAGGGGGTGGGGGTTGTTAAACGAATTATAACTGACTGTCAAAAACTTCAGCAGACATTAGATTATCcaacaaattgaatattttactgATTTGGCCATTCAATGGTACAGGAAGTCATTAGGTTGATCAGTTTTCACCATATAAAAACCACAAGATTGAATTTttaataacatgaaaaaaactgcatttatggagatttaaatggaaaaaaggaTCTCCTTAAAGTAACACACTTGGAATTCCTAAACCTATTATAAAGCCACTaccataaacatgtaaaaatatttccgtACAATCCCTcgtcaaaattgatttctcaGTGCACAGGTGTATAAATGATGGCTGTTGACTGGAACATATTCTATGTTCGAAAACGGAATAATCAATCTTTCTGCTTTAATATCTGAATTTGAATCTGCtgacttggtatgcaagtttgTAATTTTGAAGCCAGAGGTCAGGTTTTGATGACCTCTAGCTGAAATCTGTTACCATTCATTAACTGGAAAAGCTAAGGCACAAAGACCTCGGGCTTAGTATGCAAGTTGGTAATTACCAGCAGATGAACCATGTTGATTTTTGGGACAAATATCAAGATTGTGGTGATCAAgctgaaaatttgttttaaattaataagaGAAGAATGCTTCAGCCCAGAGATCAGTTGATATCAACTCCTATTTTGCAGCAActt
Above is a genomic segment from Mya arenaria isolate MELC-2E11 chromosome 2, ASM2691426v1 containing:
- the LOC128246731 gene encoding serine/arginine-rich splicing factor 2-like, with amino-acid sequence MSYGRPPPDTDSMVSLKVDNLTYRTTPEDLRRAFQKYGEVGDVYIPRDRFTRESRGFAFVRYFDKRDAEDALDAMDGTVMDGRELRVQMARYGRPTDPHRRSSSRRYGSRRRSHSRSRSRSRDRRRRKYSRSRSRSYSKSRSRSKSRSRSKSRSRSRSRRSSRSRSRSRSRSRSRSRSPDKVQEAD